In Segnochrobactrum spirostomi, the DNA window CGTCGGGAATGGTCTCGATCGCGCCGGCCGGGTTGCGCTCGCCCGTCGGCGTGTTGAAGCCGGGGCCGGGATCGATGCCGGCGTTGGCGAACACCGTGTCGATGCGGCCGTAGCGGGCGGCGACCGCGTCGAAGGCGGCAGCCATGCCGGGTCGGTCGCTGACGTCAACGACATCGCCCGACACGTCCCAACCCTTCCCCGTCATGTCGGCCACGACGCGGGTGAGACCCTCGCGGTCGATGTCGAAGATGGCGACCCGCGCGCCATGCTCGGCCATGATCTCGGCATAGGCTCGCCCGATGCCGGAGGCGCCGCCGGTGACGATCACCGACTTGCCCCGGACATCGAACATCGTCTCAAGCGCGGCCATTCCTATCCTCCCTGGTTCTTGTCGTTCAGCACGCGCCTCTTCGGGCGCTTGCACTCAGCTCTTGTCGGCGCGCGACAGCACGAAATCGAACGCCACGTCGTAAAAGGGTGCGGAGAGACCGACTTTCGCCGCTGCCGCTTCATCGTTCACCGGCACAAATTCCGCGAGCAGGCTCTTCTTCACGCCGAACACCGCGTCGGAATCGATGTAGCGGTCGTCCGGATCGAAGATGTGGGTGGTCAGCGTCTCGAAGCCCTCGGCCGAGATGATGTAATGCAGGTGCGCCGGCCGATAGGGATGGCGGCCGAGGGCGCCGAGCAGCTTGCCCACCGGGCCGTCGTCCGGGATCGGGTAGAATTTGGGCTTCACGCCGCGGAACCAGTAGCGGCCGTCCTCGCCGGTACGGAACACGCCGCGCAGGTTGAAGTCGGGCTGAAGCCCCTTCTGCTGCACGTCGTAGAAGCCCTCGTCGTTGGCCTGCCACACGTCGATCTTGGCACCGGCGATCGGATTACCCTTGGTGTCGAGGATGTGGCCGTGGACGAACATCGGCTCGCCCTTCTGGTCGAGGCAGATGTCGGCGCCCATCGGCAGTTCGGGCGCGCCGGCAACGTGGAACGGGCCCAGCACCGTCGATTCCGAGGCCCCCGACGGCTTCCGGTTGTTGATGGCGTCGACCAGCATCGAAACGCCGAGCACGTCGGACAACAGGATGAATTCCTGCCGCCATTCGTTGCAGATCTGCCCGGTCTCGGTGAGGTAGAGGATGGCACGGAACCATTCCTCCTGGGTCGGCTCGATCTCCTTGACCGCCTCGTGGAGTTTGCGGACGAGAACGGCCATCACTGCCTTCAGCCGCTCGTCCTTGGCGTTCTTGTTGCGGGCGATGACGACGTCGGCCGAGTCCGCCTCGGTGAAGTAGCCGTATTCGTGCTCTTCGATCATCTTTCTCCCCTCACCGCGCGAGAATGGACTTGAGGACACGGCGGAGTTCGGCCGCCGGATCGGCGGCGAGGGTCGGCGAGCGCCAGGCGACATGGTGGTCGGGACGCACTAGCAGGCAGCCGGCGTCGCGGATCTCGCTCGCCCGTGCCCAGTCGCCGGTGTGGTCCTCGACGGCGCGCCGCGGGCCGATCACGTGGGTGCGGATCGGCAGGCCGAGTTCGCGGCCGACCGCCTCCGCCGCCGCGACCCAGGCCTCGCCGCCGATGCCGGTCAGAAGCGTGAACTCGCCCCGGCCGCAGAGGTCGAGCGTCGAGAGCTTGCCGCCGGCGCGGTCGAACACCCAGACATGGGGCAGCCGCGCACCCGGCCACGTCGTCGGGGCGTAATGCAGTTCGGCGTCCGCCGGGAAGGCCGGCTCCTCCTGGCCGTCGGTGAGGATCGCCGACGAGCGATAGCGCTGGTTCATTTCGACGCCGTGGGCGTCGAACTCGTATTTCTTGAAGGCGATCGCCTTGCGGAGCGCCTCGCGCTGGGCCTCGGCGGCGGGCGTCGCGTCACAGCGCGCCTCCATGTTGCGCTGGATCTTCTCGTGGTCGACGCCGCCGTCCATGCCGAGCGCCTCGAAGATCGGACCGAACTCGGCGATCGACTGGTTGGCGCGGGTGACGATCTGGCGTGCGACCGGCGCGCGCTCGGCCGAATAGCTGTCGAGCAGCCCCATGCCGGCCTGACCCTTGACGACCTTTGCGAGCTTCCAGGCGAGGTTGAAGCCGTCCTGGATCGAGGTGTTGGAGCCGAGGCCGTTCGAGGGCGGGTGCCGGTGCGCGGCGTCGCCCATGATGAAGACGCGATCCTTCTGCAGATGCGTGGCGAAGCAGTTGTTCACCGTCCAGGTGTTGGCGCGCAGGAGCTCGATCTCGAGGGTCGGATCGCCGATCAATTGCCTGGCCACTTCGGTGGCGAAGGCCGGCGTCACGTCCGGCGGCGGCTGATTGATGTCGTAACCCCAGACGATCAGCCACTCGTTCCACGGCCGCACCATGCGGACGAGGCCCATGCCGATGCCGCCGACGTCGGCGCCGGGCTGCATGACCCAGTAGAGAACGCTTGGCCGGTGGGCGACATATTTGGAGAGGTCGGCGCGGAACAGGATGTTCATCGAGCCGCCGACGCCCATCTTGCCCTCGAAGGGCAGACCGAGTTGCTCGGCGACGAGCGAGTTGCCGCCGTCGGCGCCGACCAGGAACTTCGAGCGGACGGTGAATTCCGTGTTCGAGAGCCGGTCGCGGCAGGTGGTGGTGACGCCGTCGCCGTCCTGCTCGTGGCGCAGATATTCGGTGCTCATGCGGGGCTGGGTGCCGCGCGAGCAGGCCGTCTTGAACAGGATCGGCTCCATGAAGGTCTGCGGCAGATCGTTCATGAAGCAAGGCGAGGACAGGAGATGCTCGGCCTTGGAGAGGGGATGGGTTCCCCAGCTCTTCATGCGGCCGATCTCTTCGCCGGCGAGGCTCTCGCAGAAGACGTTCTCGCCCATGATCTCCTGGGGCGAGGCGTGCATCATCGCCTCGCCTTCGACCTCGGGCCCGAGATCGCGCAGCACTTCCATGGCGCGTTGGTTGGTGATGTGGGCGCGCGGGGTGTCGGCGAGCCACCGGTAGCGGTTGACGACCATGTTGGCGACGCCATAGCTCGACAGCAGGGCTGCCGTCGCCGAGCCCGCCGGCCCGGTGCCCACGATGAGGACGTCGGTCTCGATGTCCGCCATTATTTGCCTCCCTCGATCTTCGGACCGGTCAGCCTGCGGCGGACCGGGAACAGGTGGAGGCCGCTGCGGGAGGAGATCAGCCCCCACAGGCCCCTCGGTGCGAAAAGCATGACGGCGATGGCGATGAAGCCGAGGCTCATCAGGTACCAACTGCCGTAATCGGCGAGCGCGGTGCGCAGCGCGAAGAAGACCAGCACGCCGACGATCGGCCCCTCGATCGTGCCGATCCCGCCGATGACGACGATGAACACGACGTAGGCGGTCCAATCGGTGAGCGCGAAGGCGGCGCCGGGCGAGATCCGCGCCGTTTGCAGGAAGATCAGGCCACCGGTGAGCCCGGTCGCGATCGAGGCGATGAGGAACACCGCCCACTTCAGCCGTGCCGCGTCCACGCCGACCGACTTGGCGGCCTCGGTGTTGTCGCGCACCGCCGCGAGCGCGAGGCCGAGGCGGTTGCGCAAAAGCCAGTAGATGACGCCGGTGACGACCGCGACGAGAACGAGCGCCAGCCAATAGGCGAGGATGTCGCGCGCGGCCGCCTCGCGGACGCCGAACAGCATCCGGATGGCGTCCACGCCGAAGATATTCCCGGTCGCTTCCCGCGGCAGCGAGGTTCCCGTGCCGCCGCCGAGCGCCTTCCACTGGGCGACGAGGAGGCGCGTCACCTCCGCGATGACCCACGTTCCGATGGCGAAATAGGCGCCCTGGAGGCGGAAGACGAAATAGGCCGTCGGCACCGCCAGGACGAGCGCGGCGAGCCCGCCGAGCAGGATCGCCGCGAGCGGATTCCAGCCGAGCAGGATGACGCCACCGAACATCGCGTAGGCGCCGATCCCGACGAAGGCCTGCTGGCCGACCGAGACGAGCCCGCCATAGCCCGCGAGAAGGTTCCAGAGCTGCGCGAGCGTCAGCATCGTCAGGATGTAGAAGAGATCCTGGATGAGGCTGCGCGAGGCGAAGGCGGGAAGCACGAGACCGACGACGAACAGGACGAGCGCGGCCAGGCCGGCCGCCGTGCCGATCCGGGTGCGTGTCGTAAGACGATAGGCGGAAGGGTGTTCCATGCGTCCCCCTAGTCGACGGCGCGCGGGAACAGCCCACGCGGCTTGATGAGGAGGACGATGAGGAACGCGATATGCCCGGCGAGGATCTGCCATTCCGGGTTGATGGCGGCGCCGAAGGTCTGCGCGACGCCGATAATGACGCCGCCGGCGAGCGTGCCCCAGAGGCTGCCGAGGCCGCCGATGATCACCGCTTCGAAGGCATAGAGCAGCCGCGCCGGGCCGATCGAGGGATCGAAATTCGCCCGCATCCCGAGATAGAGGGCGGCGATGGTGACGACGACCATGGCGAGGCCGGTGGCGATCGCGAAGATGCGCTTCGGCTCGATCCCCATCAGCCCGGCCGTGACCGCGTCGTCGGACGTGGCGCGGAAGGCCCGGCCGAGCGCCGTCTGATAGAAGATCGCGTTGAGCGCGACGATCACCGCGATCGCCGAGGCGAAGGTGAGGAGCGGCATGACGCCCACCGTCACGACGCCGAGGTCGATCGAGGCGCCTTCGAGCGTGCCGGCCGGAATGCGGCGGCTGTCGGCCGAGAAGCCCTCCAAGAGGCCGTTCTGCAACGCCACCGACAGGCCGAACGTCACCAGAAGCGGCGGCAGGATGTCCTTGCCGAGCACGCGGTTCAGGATCGCGCTCTGCAACAGCCAGCCGAGGCCGAACATCAGCGGCGCGGCGAGAAGGACGGCGACGAACGGCGACAGGCCCAGCATCGAAACGCCGACCAGGATCAGGTAGGCGGCGAACACGATGAGGTCGCCATGGGCGAGGTTGACGAGCCGCATGATGCCGAACACGAGCGACAGGCCGGCGGCGAACAGGGTGTAGAGGCCGCCGAGCAGGATGCCCTGGACGAGGGTGTCGAGGATGCTCATGCGGCTTCCCCGAAATAAGCGGCGTGGATCGCCTCGCGTGAGATCTCCGAGGCGCGGGCGGCGAGCGTCACCCGGCCCTCCATCATGCAATAGACGCGGTCGGCGACGGCGAGCGCCTTGCCGATGTCCTGCTCGACGACGACGATCGCGGCGCCTCCTGCGCGGATCTTCGGCAGCGCCGCATAGATGTCGCGGATGACGACCGGCGCGAGGCCGAGGCTGATCTCGTCGCAGAGCAGCAATTCCGGGTTCGACATCAGCGCGCGGCCGATCGCCACCATCTGCTGCTGCCCGCCGGACAGGGCCGTGCCGGGACTGTGCCGCCGCTCCTTCAGCACGGGGAAGAGGTCGTAGATCGCACCGAGGTCCCAGGGGCCCGCCGCCTTGCGGGACTGGCCGCCGATCAGGAGATTTTCCTCGACCGTGAGCGAGGGAAAGAGCTTGCGGCCTTCCGGCACCATGGCGATGCCGCGCTTCATCACCGCGGCCGACGACAGCGCGCCGATCGGCTCGCCGCGATGCACGACCATGCCGGGCTCGTTGCGCAGGACGCCGGAGATCGAACGCATCAGCGTGGATTTGCCGGCGCCGTTGGCGCCGATGATGGCGATGCACTCGCCCGTATCGATGGCGACATCGACGCCGAAGAGGGCACGAAACTGTCCGTAACCGGCGGTGAGGGCGCGTGTCTCCAGGAGCATCAGACCTCGAGCCCCAGATAGATTTCCCGCACCTCGCGCGAGGCCATGATGGCCTCCGGCGCGCCGATGCCGATCACCCGGCCGAAATCGAGCACCAACAGCCGTTCCACGACGGAGTTGAGCGCGTGCAACACGTGCTCGATCCAGATGATGGTGGTCCCCTCCGCGTGGATCGCCCGGATCGTGCCGACCAGCACCTTGCATTCGGCCTCGGTGAGGCCGCCCGCGATCTCGTCGAGCAGGAGAAGCTTCGGGCCCGTCGCCATGGCCCGCGCGAGTTCGAGACGCTTGCGGTCGAGGAGGCTCAGGGTGCCGGCGACGACGTTCGCCTTGTGGAGGAGTTCCGTCGCGTCGAGGATGCGGGCGCACGCGTCGACCGCCGCACTCTCCGATCCACCGCGGCCGAAGGCGGCGGCAGTCAGCATGTTTTCGAACACCGTCAGCCCCTCGAACGGCTGCGGGATCTGGAACGAGCGGCCGACGCCCATGCGGACGCGCTCCATCGCCGGCGCCCGCGTCACGTCGCGCCCGAGGAACTCGATCGTCCCCGCGCTCGGCAGGAGATTGCCGGTGATCAGGTTGAACAGCGTCGACTTGCCGGCGCCGTTCGGGCCAATGATGCCGAGCGCTTCGCCGCGCGGCACCTCGAAGGTGACGGAATCCGCCACCTTCAACGCCCCGAACGATTTCGACACGCCCTGAAGCTTCAGGATCATCGCCTGCTTCCTTGCCGCGATCCGAAAGGGCCGGCCACGGCGGCCGCCCCTCGCCGGGTCAAACGAGCGGTTCCATCTTGCCGGCGACCGGGATCTCGGGCGCGTTGGTGTTGTCGACGATGACGAGGTCGAAGCCGCCCGCCTTCTGCCGCCACTGGCCGCCGACCAGCGGCGTCTTGGTGACGTTCTTGGCCGCGAAGGGCGGCACCCCGGCCCCGTTCCAGGCGATCTTGCCGACCACGGTCGTCATGTTCGTCGCCGCGATCGCCGCCACCACCCCCTCGGCGTCGGTCGGATCGGAGACGCGGCCCATGACGTTCGCCGCCACCTCGAACAGCGAATGGACGAAGCCGATCGGCTGGGTCCACGGCCGCCCGGTCTTGGCGGTGAAGTCGGCGGCGAGCTCGGCCGAGCTCTGGCCGGTGATCGACGACTTGAAGGGATGGGAGGCCGACCACCACACCTCGGAGGAGAGGTTGTTGCCGGCCGCGCCGAGCGTCTCCACCGATTGCGGGAACAGGAGCGCCTTGGCGACCGTCACGGCCTTCGGCTTGAAGCCCTGCTGGCGGGCCTGATTCCAGAAGGTGGTGAAGTCGGGCGGGATCACCACGCCGGTGACGATCTCCGCGTTCGCGGCCTTGAAGGCGTTGATCTGCGCCGTGAAATCGTCCGAGAGGTTCTGGTAGCGGCCCGGATCGGTCAGCGTGAAGCCGGCCTTCTCGAGGCCGGGCTTGAGACCGTTCTGCGGGTCGCCCCAGGCGTTGCCGTCGGCGTCGTTCGGGAAGAGGCCACCGACCTTGCCGTTGGTCGTAAGCTGCTTCCACATCGACGTGTAGGTCGCGATGATGTCTTCGAGACCCCAGAAATAATGGTAGGCGAACTCGAACGGCTTCCACGAGGCCGGGTCGCCGGGATTGCCCTGCTGGCCGATGAACCAGGGCTGCCAGGGCGCCATCGTGGAGACGACGGGCACACCTTCCCCCTCGCAGGTGGTCGAGACGGGGTTGGTGGTCTCCGGGGTGGAGCCCACCACCATCATGTCGACCTTGCCGTCGACGATGAGTTCCTTCGCCACCTCGGCGGCGCGGTTCGGGTTCGACTGGCTGTCCTTGACGAGAACCTGGAAGTTCTTGCCGGCATCGGAGGCGAGAAAGGCCTTGATGTTGTAGGCGTCGCTCTCGGCGAAGCCGGCGAGCGGTCCGGTCTGCGGCGAGAC includes these proteins:
- a CDS encoding ABC transporter substrate-binding protein produces the protein MITRRTFLKASAASGVVLAAPGLSAPAIASGAKIKLGYVSPQTGPLAGFAESDAYNIKAFLASDAGKNFQVLVKDSQSNPNRAAEVAKELIVDGKVDMMVVGSTPETTNPVSTTCEGEGVPVVSTMAPWQPWFIGQQGNPGDPASWKPFEFAYHYFWGLEDIIATYTSMWKQLTTNGKVGGLFPNDADGNAWGDPQNGLKPGLEKAGFTLTDPGRYQNLSDDFTAQINAFKAANAEIVTGVVIPPDFTTFWNQARQQGFKPKAVTVAKALLFPQSVETLGAAGNNLSSEVWWSASHPFKSSITGQSSAELAADFTAKTGRPWTQPIGFVHSLFEVAANVMGRVSDPTDAEGVVAAIAATNMTTVVGKIAWNGAGVPPFAAKNVTKTPLVGGQWRQKAGGFDLVIVDNTNAPEIPVAGKMEPLV
- a CDS encoding branched-chain amino acid ABC transporter permease, coding for MSILDTLVQGILLGGLYTLFAAGLSLVFGIMRLVNLAHGDLIVFAAYLILVGVSMLGLSPFVAVLLAAPLMFGLGWLLQSAILNRVLGKDILPPLLVTFGLSVALQNGLLEGFSADSRRIPAGTLEGASIDLGVVTVGVMPLLTFASAIAVIVALNAIFYQTALGRAFRATSDDAVTAGLMGIEPKRIFAIATGLAMVVVTIAALYLGMRANFDPSIGPARLLYAFEAVIIGGLGSLWGTLAGGVIIGVAQTFGAAINPEWQILAGHIAFLIVLLIKPRGLFPRAVD
- a CDS encoding ABC transporter ATP-binding protein, which codes for MMLLETRALTAGYGQFRALFGVDVAIDTGECIAIIGANGAGKSTLMRSISGVLRNEPGMVVHRGEPIGALSSAAVMKRGIAMVPEGRKLFPSLTVEENLLIGGQSRKAAGPWDLGAIYDLFPVLKERRHSPGTALSGGQQQMVAIGRALMSNPELLLCDEISLGLAPVVIRDIYAALPKIRAGGAAIVVVEQDIGKALAVADRVYCMMEGRVTLAARASEISREAIHAAYFGEAA
- a CDS encoding FAD-dependent oxidoreductase; translation: MADIETDVLIVGTGPAGSATAALLSSYGVANMVVNRYRWLADTPRAHITNQRAMEVLRDLGPEVEGEAMMHASPQEIMGENVFCESLAGEEIGRMKSWGTHPLSKAEHLLSSPCFMNDLPQTFMEPILFKTACSRGTQPRMSTEYLRHEQDGDGVTTTCRDRLSNTEFTVRSKFLVGADGGNSLVAEQLGLPFEGKMGVGGSMNILFRADLSKYVAHRPSVLYWVMQPGADVGGIGMGLVRMVRPWNEWLIVWGYDINQPPPDVTPAFATEVARQLIGDPTLEIELLRANTWTVNNCFATHLQKDRVFIMGDAAHRHPPSNGLGSNTSIQDGFNLAWKLAKVVKGQAGMGLLDSYSAERAPVARQIVTRANQSIAEFGPIFEALGMDGGVDHEKIQRNMEARCDATPAAEAQREALRKAIAFKKYEFDAHGVEMNQRYRSSAILTDGQEEPAFPADAELHYAPTTWPGARLPHVWVFDRAGGKLSTLDLCGRGEFTLLTGIGGEAWVAAAEAVGRELGLPIRTHVIGPRRAVEDHTGDWARASEIRDAGCLLVRPDHHVAWRSPTLAADPAAELRRVLKSILAR
- a CDS encoding ABC transporter ATP-binding protein; amino-acid sequence: MILKLQGVSKSFGALKVADSVTFEVPRGEALGIIGPNGAGKSTLFNLITGNLLPSAGTIEFLGRDVTRAPAMERVRMGVGRSFQIPQPFEGLTVFENMLTAAAFGRGGSESAAVDACARILDATELLHKANVVAGTLSLLDRKRLELARAMATGPKLLLLDEIAGGLTEAECKVLVGTIRAIHAEGTTIIWIEHVLHALNSVVERLLVLDFGRVIGIGAPEAIMASREVREIYLGLEV
- a CDS encoding branched-chain amino acid ABC transporter permease — encoded protein: MEHPSAYRLTTRTRIGTAAGLAALVLFVVGLVLPAFASRSLIQDLFYILTMLTLAQLWNLLAGYGGLVSVGQQAFVGIGAYAMFGGVILLGWNPLAAILLGGLAALVLAVPTAYFVFRLQGAYFAIGTWVIAEVTRLLVAQWKALGGGTGTSLPREATGNIFGVDAIRMLFGVREAAARDILAYWLALVLVAVVTGVIYWLLRNRLGLALAAVRDNTEAAKSVGVDAARLKWAVFLIASIATGLTGGLIFLQTARISPGAAFALTDWTAYVVFIVVIGGIGTIEGPIVGVLVFFALRTALADYGSWYLMSLGFIAIAVMLFAPRGLWGLISSRSGLHLFPVRRRLTGPKIEGGK
- a CDS encoding intradiol ring-cleavage dioxygenase yields the protein MIEEHEYGYFTEADSADVVIARNKNAKDERLKAVMAVLVRKLHEAVKEIEPTQEEWFRAILYLTETGQICNEWRQEFILLSDVLGVSMLVDAINNRKPSGASESTVLGPFHVAGAPELPMGADICLDQKGEPMFVHGHILDTKGNPIAGAKIDVWQANDEGFYDVQQKGLQPDFNLRGVFRTGEDGRYWFRGVKPKFYPIPDDGPVGKLLGALGRHPYRPAHLHYIISAEGFETLTTHIFDPDDRYIDSDAVFGVKKSLLAEFVPVNDEAAAAKVGLSAPFYDVAFDFVLSRADKS